CAGTTAAATTCCATTCCATTTGTCTTGACATCCATGCCAAAGCATGTCCATAATGGCCAGCGCCATAACCAAACACACGAACAGATGAATTCAAGCATTCTTCTATTTTATTTATTCCAACTTGAATTTCCATCTAGATCTTCTCCATTCATCTCAATCTCGACCAAACACATCGCAAGTATAAACTTTATCCCTCTCATCTTCCAAGTCCTTATGCCAACGATTGGCAATAAGGATATCGCTCAATCTCTTAAATAGAACTAAATCATTCACAATACTGCAACCTCTAAATTTAGGTTCTCCAATCGTAGGTTCATATATAAGGCACTCAACTCCATACTCCTGCAGTTTTTCTATTACATCTAGCACAGCACTAGAACGAAAATTATCCGAGTTCTTTTTCATAGTCAAGCGATAAACTCCTACAGTCTTTGGTTTCCATTTTATGATTTCTCCGACTATAAAATCCTTACGAGTCCTGTTAGCCTGCACTATGGCAGTAATTAGATTTTGTGGTACATCTTCATAGTTAGCCAATAGCTGCTTGGAATCTTTGGGCAAACAATAGCCACCATAACCAAAGGATGGATTGTTATAGTGGTCACCTATTCTAGGATCCATACACACTCCCCGAATGATTTCCTCCGTAGACAAATTCCTGATGGCAGCGTAGGAATCAAGCTCATTGAAATACGCCACACGTAGGGCCAGATAAGTGTTGGCAAAAAGCTTCACTGCCTCGGCCTCCGTTGGCCCCATCAGCAACACAGGCACTTCATCACTCTCTGCTGCCTCCAGGAAAAGTCCTGAGAGCCGCCTGCCCGCCTCGCCCTTGTCGCCAAGTATGATGCGTGACGGATGCAGACTGTCATGTAGAGCATGCCCCTCCCGCAGGAACTCTGGGGCGAAGTAGATATTTTCCCTGCCATACCGTTCCCGCAGTCGCAAAGTGTAGCCCACGGGGACAGTGGAGCGTATCAGGATATCCACCCCAGGCGCAAACTCCAGCACCTCATCAATGACGCACTCAATTGATGAAGTATCAAAGAAATTTTTCTCCGCATCGTAGTCGGTAGGTGTAGCAATGAGCACCAATTCGGCTCCACACAGAGCCGTACTCGCCTCCGAAAAAGCAGAAATCTTCACCAGGCCTTCCGATAGCCACCTCTCCATGCCCTCATCCCGCACTGGAGACTTCCCCTGCCTAATCATAGCTACCCGCTCAGCAGAGATATCCAGAACTGATACTTCGTGATGCTGTGCCAGCACTAATGCATTGGCCATACCTACATATCCAGCACCTGCTACCGTTATCTTCAACCCCAACACTCCCTAGAACATAACATCTAATCACAGTCATTCCTTGATTATTTTTTATCTGTTGCGTTATTATGTAATATAATTCGCAGTGCCTTATCATAGTCTCATTAAAGACAATCAACAATTCTCATTTTGGATTATGTTTTTTATGCGCATATTTAAAGGAAAACGTTGACAAGTATCTGTTATCCTCCAATATATCTCTAACATTATAAATATAGCCATCTACATCAGGATTAATATACTTACGTACATAAAACTTGTTTAACTCTATATATTCTTCCGAGCTAAGCAATCTCAAAATTTTCTCTACAAGGTTTTTATAGGCTTTTTCCACTTTATTTTTTTCATTATTGTGACACACTAAAATATACTTAAGATTATGCTTAAACCCATCTGAATCTATTATCTTCTGATAATATTCATCCATTGCATTATTAATGAAATAATTTTTGTTGATTATATCACAAAAAACATCAACATAATCAACAAATGGAGATTCAATCAAATAAGATATTTCCGATATATAAGAGTTAAATGACGGGCTTTCTCTATCAACCGGCGTAGCTAGAATCTCATACCCATTAAATACAGGCAACCCTCTCATTTCCCTAAGTAACATACGTAAAGTTTGTTTGAGCAGCACTAAATCATCTATTTTCGGTGCATTTTTCAAAACATCCGCATAGGAAAAAGGCTCAGTTTGCACTAGTTCCACAAATTCTTCGTCCACTTTAGCAACAATTATTTTTTCAGCACGATGATTTAAAATATGATTTTTTAATGCTCCATTTAAGTTAAATACACGCATACTATTACTGCTATATTTTTCTATTTTGCTAACTAGTTTATTTGGTAAATTTATTTCATCCAATTTTTCTGATACAAAAAAGACTTTTTGATTACGAAGATCACAACATTTTACATATATTTCTTCCTCTGATTCAAACGAATAATAATTTCCTATTGAAATATCTTTTAGCAAATCCTTATACTCATGCCATAATTCATCAGATTTATACGAATATTGCTTAGCAAATTGATATACTAATAAAATTGTATCTTTAATTTGAGGACGTTCATTTCTACCAATTTTATCATCCAATAAATAATCTATAAGTAATTTTGCAGTTTCCTCTAGAGATGTCAGTAGTATTCTCCAAATATAACCACAATATTCCTCTCTTATCGTATTACGATTAATATTAACAACTTTGTCAGCATTCTCCCCCATCAAATCAATGCACCAAGTCACATAAGGCAAAAATGGGATATTATTTTGTTGTCCAAACATCCAATCACACACGTGAGAATGCCTATAAAAAATTACATTATAAGGCAGTTCTATCGAATCGTTAATGGTTCCATATTGATGTTTCCTATCAACTTCATTCTGCAATAATATTTTACACATTAAGTGACAATTTAAAGCAGGAAAAAAAACGCTTGTTTTCACGCAACCATTTTTTATATCTACTTCTTTTAAACCATTCGAAAAAAAAGGCGGAATATTTAACAAAGGTATATCTTCGCCATTTCTATGATCAGTAATACTTATATCTATAGGGACAACATCCCATTTCTTCTTTTTCATTTCCAGACCACGCATATGTTGTGACGGATGCAAATCACCATATTCAGCCCTCAATTTTCTAAGAAACCACGGACTCAATATCTTATGGCAATAATAATAATTAGGACATCCCAATTCATCTGCATTTAGTTTTGTCAAATCCACTATTAACTTAACTTCCGTCCCTTGCGCAAAACGTTCCTTATACTCTTCTACGATTATATAGCCAGCATCACGCGTAGCATTTTGAAATGTGAGTTTCTTGGGGGCTTCATTTATTGTTTTAGTTACAATAACAAATTGGTCAACTAGCAAGAATATAGATTGCATCCCCATACCAAAAGCGCCTGATGGACGCATCCAATCCGGCATTTTGCGTAAAAGGTTCCTAGAATATGCCGATCTTTTATTAGAGACCTCTGCAATTCTATGAATATCTTCTACAGAAATACCAATTCCATTATCGCGTATACATATTTCCACATGTGTATTATCGATTTCTTTTACATACCCCTTTATTTGATATGCTTTCCAATCAATATAATTATCTTTTAATTTTTTAATTATATCTTCCGGTGTTCCATCAAGTATCTTCTCATCATATAATCGAAAAATTGTAGCATCTACAGCATTTTGTATAATCTCACGTATACATACCAACTTATTTCGATAAATACCGCCACCAGCAAATAGCTGAAACATTCTTTTACTAGATATATGATAATTAAGATTGGCTAACTCAGCCCACTTATTACTTCCCTTAAACATAATTTCACGCTGAACCAACCGAGGAGAGTTTCCAAAATTTTCCGGTGCAATCTCACTCCAATGTAGTGCAATGTATTCACAAGTATTCTGTATCCAATCCATCCATTGCCGCATTATCCTATATACTTCATCATTTTCAACATTAGATTTTATATAGATTTCATTATAATCTATCAGAAATCTCTCAACTGATTCATGTTTTTTTAAATGCAATTTTGATAAATGAGGCATAGGCGTTGATGATTCCAAAGAGTATTCATTAAATCGATCCGTGTCTAAATCTAATAAATCCCCCAAGCAAAGCATAGCAACTATGAAACGTGGATGCATATAATCATCAAATATTCCGTTTTCCTTATGAGGGATATCCATAATATGTTTAATTGATTTTTGATGCTGCTTACAAATTGATGCTAACAGTTTCTGGTTACGAATCCCGAAGCAATGCTTTATTGCTTCATTACTTATTATATATCCGGCGCTACGCTCAGCGTGACCCGATCTATATACATGTTCTATTACTTCTATCACATCATTATATACTTCAATCGAATGTTCGTAATCATTATCATTAATTGTAAAATTACATAGCCTCCTAGCAATATGTTGTAATTCAGACTCAGAATCATTAGCTAAATCATTTAGATATCTTTGAAATTCTTCAGATATTAATTTAAAATAAATTTCCTCATATTTTAAAGCCATTCCTATGTCATGTAAATAAAAACTTGATAACATCATCATAAGATCAGAACATGATAGTTTTTCTATTCTCTCTACCCCCAACAGTTTACTTATATGCTCTCCTATTTTTCTTGAATGAGATATATCATGTTTACTAAAATGTGGAAAATGAACACAAACAGTCTCCAATTTCTTCGCAGTCACCATTTTAATAACATTCCACTGATTCACTTTATCTTGGACGTCAGGGTTAGTTTGACTAAGAAATTCTAATCTATCTTCTAAGTACATAATATACACCTTCACATTCAGCATTCTACATCATAAGCATTTAATCAACCCGTAACGTCCAGAAATTTCTTCTACTACGGCTATAACCTCTATCTCTTCACAGATACCAACTCTGGACTGCCTGTCTTCCCTGTCCTGGAGCGTGCTTCCCGCCACGACCTTCCTGCCATGCTGCACGGACTTGCCTGCATCAAGACATTCTTCACGGACTGGAATATTTCCGCTTTGATCCTTGATTCTGCACACAATGCAGCAGCTGTGTACGAGATGTGCAGCAAAAACAGCATAACACCCTTCATAGACTTGAACCCTCGCGGTACGAAATCTGCTGAGGACAAGAGATATACCATTGGAGATGACGGTGTGCCAATCTGCCCTCTGGGACTTCCCATGAAGCCCAATGGCACTGACAAGAAGCGGCACAGAGCCAAATATATTTGCCCGAAGACAAAATACGCTGAAAGGCTGTGCCTGTGCGACAATCGCTGCACAAAATCCACTTATGGACGTGTTGTAAATATAAACCTCAAGGATGACCCACGGCTTTTCTGCGACCCTCCACGAGGTTCGCCTCAATGGAAGCAAGCCTACAACAAGCGCACATCTGCTGAACGGGCCAACAAACGCATAAAGATTGACGGACTGCTGGAAGAAGGGCGCCATCGCTCATCCATGATGTGGTATATTCGATTATTCGCCATACTGTCCGTCATTCACATAGATGCTTGGCATGAGCGCAAATGTGAGAGTGCATGAACCCTGAAAAAAATTCAATTTTTCAGGGCTGGGTATCCTGCGCCAATTTTTCCATACACTTTCAAGCTACGGTATTCCAACCTTGTATAAGGGCATTTCACATCACCTCAATACCGATGATTGCCAATTCTCATTTAGATTGCCGAGGTTTTCTAATTCACATAGTATAGCCCACTGGCACAGTGGATCGAATAAGTATGTCTGCCGCAGGAGCAAACTCTAGCACTTCTTCAATAACACACTCTATAGAAGACGTATCAAAAAAATTTCTCTCCGCATCATAGTCAGTAGGCGTAGCAATGAGCACCAAATCTGCGCCCTGCATACACTTATCAACCTCCGTAAAAGCAGAAAGCTTCACACGTCCTCTTGCTAACCAATCCTCCATTCCATCATCGCATACTGGAGATACACCCTTCTCTATCTTGGCAACTCTTTCAATTGAAATAT
This genomic interval from Selenomonas sp. AB3002 contains the following:
- a CDS encoding nucleotide sugar dehydrogenase, translated to MKITVAGAGYVGMANALVLAQHHEVSVLDISAERVAMIRQGKSPVRDEGMERWLSEGLVKISAFSEASTALCGAELVLIATPTDYDAEKNFFDTSSIECVIDEVLEFAPGVDILIRSTVPVGYTLRLRERYGRENIYFAPEFLREGHALHDSLHPSRIILGDKGEAGRRLSGLFLEAAESDEVPVLLMGPTEAEAVKLFANTYLALRVAYFNELDSYAAIRNLSTEEIIRGVCMDPRIGDHYNNPSFGYGGYCLPKDSKQLLANYEDVPQNLITAIVQANRTRKDFIVGEIIKWKPKTVGVYRLTMKKNSDNFRSSAVLDVIEKLQEYGVECLIYEPTIGEPKFRGCSIVNDLVLFKRLSDILIANRWHKDLEDERDKVYTCDVFGRD
- a CDS encoding ATP-binding protein, which gives rise to MYLEDRLEFLSQTNPDVQDKVNQWNVIKMVTAKKLETVCVHFPHFSKHDISHSRKIGEHISKLLGVERIEKLSCSDLMMMLSSFYLHDIGMALKYEEIYFKLISEEFQRYLNDLANDSESELQHIARRLCNFTINDNDYEHSIEVYNDVIEVIEHVYRSGHAERSAGYIISNEAIKHCFGIRNQKLLASICKQHQKSIKHIMDIPHKENGIFDDYMHPRFIVAMLCLGDLLDLDTDRFNEYSLESSTPMPHLSKLHLKKHESVERFLIDYNEIYIKSNVENDEVYRIMRQWMDWIQNTCEYIALHWSEIAPENFGNSPRLVQREIMFKGSNKWAELANLNYHISSKRMFQLFAGGGIYRNKLVCIREIIQNAVDATIFRLYDEKILDGTPEDIIKKLKDNYIDWKAYQIKGYVKEIDNTHVEICIRDNGIGISVEDIHRIAEVSNKRSAYSRNLLRKMPDWMRPSGAFGMGMQSIFLLVDQFVIVTKTINEAPKKLTFQNATRDAGYIIVEEYKERFAQGTEVKLIVDLTKLNADELGCPNYYYCHKILSPWFLRKLRAEYGDLHPSQHMRGLEMKKKKWDVVPIDISITDHRNGEDIPLLNIPPFFSNGLKEVDIKNGCVKTSVFFPALNCHLMCKILLQNEVDRKHQYGTINDSIELPYNVIFYRHSHVCDWMFGQQNNIPFLPYVTWCIDLMGENADKVVNINRNTIREEYCGYIWRILLTSLEETAKLLIDYLLDDKIGRNERPQIKDTILLVYQFAKQYSYKSDELWHEYKDLLKDISIGNYYSFESEEEIYVKCCDLRNQKVFFVSEKLDEINLPNKLVSKIEKYSSNSMRVFNLNGALKNHILNHRAEKIIVAKVDEEFVELVQTEPFSYADVLKNAPKIDDLVLLKQTLRMLLREMRGLPVFNGYEILATPVDRESPSFNSYISEISYLIESPFVDYVDVFCDIINKNYFINNAMDEYYQKIIDSDGFKHNLKYILVCHNNEKNKVEKAYKNLVEKILRLLSSEEYIELNKFYVRKYINPDVDGYIYNVRDILEDNRYLSTFSFKYAHKKHNPK